GATACCTCTGTTATCACCAAAGTAAAGCCCAAGACCAAGCGGCCACCTCTTTATAAGGTGATGCTGCTGAATGACGACTATACGCCAATGGAATTTGTTGTGCATGTTCTGGAGCGTTTTTTTGGTATGGATCATGCTCAGGCATTCGAGATTATGCTGACTGTTCATAAGCGAGGGCTTGCTGTTGTCGGTGTTTTCTCGCATGAGATCGCCGAAAC
This genomic window from Lentibacter algarum contains:
- the clpS gene encoding ATP-dependent Clp protease adapter ClpS, whose product is MQELAIIRMGDEDDDGGDTSVITKVKPKTKRPPLYKVMLLNDDYTPMEFVVHVLERFFGMDHAQAFEIMLTVHKRGLAVVGVFSHEIAETKVTQVMDLARQHQHPLQCTMEKE